A genomic region of Limnohabitans curvus contains the following coding sequences:
- a CDS encoding PilW family protein — MNAPAQQGHTLPELLIGIALGLGVVAAAIAAYGASKQTWASMAAADAVHANARVALRNVREQAYMAGAAYLKLTSSNDGQITIDVSTSEEVGEPALGGINGSTSVESITLGHWHAVDATDCQGNTGSTHSTVRNDYKLNTNKELSCKDLNLNNSTYQALAEGIEDFQLRYAEANPSRQTIQWKSANEITAMSQVLAIEVCVRVASIHPINQTKPNPRHKGCQGEVLAADGRARRVFRRIMALRNRESVMP, encoded by the coding sequence ATGAACGCCCCCGCGCAGCAGGGCCACACCTTGCCTGAACTGTTGATTGGCATTGCATTGGGACTCGGGGTCGTCGCCGCAGCCATTGCGGCATACGGGGCCAGCAAACAAACCTGGGCATCCATGGCCGCTGCCGATGCCGTTCACGCCAATGCTCGCGTGGCCTTGCGCAACGTGCGCGAGCAAGCTTACATGGCGGGGGCTGCGTATCTGAAGCTGACCAGCAGCAATGATGGGCAGATCACCATCGATGTTTCTACAAGCGAAGAGGTTGGCGAGCCCGCGCTAGGCGGCATCAACGGCAGCACCTCTGTGGAGAGCATCACTCTGGGGCATTGGCATGCGGTAGATGCCACAGACTGCCAGGGCAACACAGGAAGCACGCACAGCACCGTGCGTAACGACTACAAGCTCAACACCAACAAAGAGCTGAGCTGCAAAGACCTGAATCTCAACAACAGCACCTACCAGGCACTCGCCGAAGGCATCGAAGATTTTCAGCTCCGCTACGCCGAAGCAAACCCCAGTCGACAAACCATTCAGTGGAAAAGCGCCAACGAAATCACTGCCATGTCGCAAGTACTGGCGATTGAAGTTTGTGTGCGCGTCGCCAGCATTCACCCAATTAACCAAACAAAACCCAACCCCCGTCACAAAGGCTGCCAAGGCGAAGTGCTGGCGGCAGATGGACGCGCGCGACGGGTATTTCGACGGATCATGGCACTGCGCAACCGAGAAAGCGTCATGCCATGA
- the nusB gene encoding transcription antitermination factor NusB, protein MSDTHTAGDKAPRKTASNGTTKSAAKSGRSRSREFALQGLYQFLVGNNEAADIDMFTRDLSGFHKSDSVHYDALLYGCIEQREILDALIEPLLDRKLDEISPIEHAVMWMGAYEFQHCIDVPWRVVLNEYIELAKSFGGTDGHKYVNGVLNGLAPKLRALEVESDRAKGKLREG, encoded by the coding sequence ATGAGCGACACCCACACCGCGGGCGACAAGGCCCCACGCAAAACTGCCAGCAACGGCACCACCAAAAGCGCAGCCAAATCTGGCCGCAGCCGCTCGCGTGAATTTGCACTGCAAGGCCTCTACCAATTCTTAGTGGGTAACAACGAAGCGGCTGACATTGACATGTTCACCCGTGACTTGAGCGGTTTTCACAAATCTGACTCGGTGCATTACGACGCCCTGCTGTACGGCTGCATCGAACAACGCGAAATTTTGGATGCGTTGATTGAGCCCTTGCTTGATCGCAAGCTCGACGAAATCTCCCCCATCGAACACGCGGTGATGTGGATGGGCGCGTATGAGTTTCAACACTGCATCGACGTGCCATGGCGCGTGGTGCTGAACGAATACATCGAACTTGCCAAGTCCTTCGGCGGCACCGATGGTCACAAGTACGTCAACGGCGTGCTCAACGGCTTGGCCCCCAAACTGCGCGCACTCGAAGTCGAGTCTGACCGCGCCAAAGGCAAGCTGCGCGAGGGATGA
- a CDS encoding type IV pilin protein: MTRARPSQGFTLIELLITLACIAALTSIAWPSYQSLILRSQRAQARASLLQAAHWFERAASANGNYPSAAEVPISVLQIEGQRYKMSVTSTAQSYTLSATPLSVQAADVCGTLTVNHLGVRNVQGASQTAAQCWSR; encoded by the coding sequence ATGACACGCGCGCGACCGTCACAGGGCTTCACCCTCATTGAGCTGCTCATCACGCTCGCCTGCATCGCCGCACTCACCAGCATCGCATGGCCCAGTTACCAAAGTTTGATTTTGCGCAGCCAACGCGCCCAAGCGCGCGCATCGTTGTTGCAAGCTGCGCATTGGTTTGAGCGCGCGGCCAGTGCGAATGGAAACTACCCCTCAGCAGCCGAAGTTCCCATCAGCGTGTTGCAAATTGAAGGTCAGCGATACAAGATGAGCGTCACCAGTACGGCACAAAGTTACACCCTCAGCGCCACACCTTTGAGTGTTCAAGCCGCTGATGTCTGCGGCACTTTGACAGTGAACCACCTAGGCGTGCGCAACGTGCAAGGTGCCAGCCAAACTGCGGCGCAGTGCTGGAGTCGATAG
- the ribD gene encoding bifunctional diaminohydroxyphosphoribosylaminopyrimidine deaminase/5-amino-6-(5-phosphoribosylamino)uracil reductase RibD codes for MSFSEHDTPHMTSALALAREALFLTSPNPRVGCVMVGADGAVLGSGHTQRAGEAHAEVMALRDAQAKNNDVKGATAYVTLEPCSHQGRTGPCCDALIHAGLARVVVAEGDPNPQVAGQGVARLRAAGMQVDVGLLGAEAHELNIGFFKRMTHGTPWVRMKVAASLDGQTALNNGVSQWITSHPARDDGHAWRARACAVLTGIGTVLEDDPQLDVRAVPTPRQPALVVMDSQLETPLNAKLFKPQRPVWIYCALDDMERRQALEAKGAQVVCLPNASGKVDLAAMLQDLGQKQINEVHVEAGHKLNGSLLREGLVDELLTYLAPKLMGQGRGMTNLGPFTTLDDAKALAFHEVTQIGPDLRILARLSR; via the coding sequence ATGAGTTTTTCTGAGCACGACACCCCCCACATGACGAGCGCCTTGGCCCTGGCGCGCGAGGCTTTGTTCTTGACCTCACCCAACCCCCGCGTGGGCTGCGTCATGGTTGGCGCTGACGGTGCCGTGCTGGGCAGCGGCCACACACAACGCGCAGGAGAAGCCCATGCCGAAGTCATGGCCTTGCGCGATGCACAAGCCAAAAACAACGATGTCAAAGGCGCCACAGCGTATGTGACGCTTGAACCCTGCAGCCACCAAGGCCGCACCGGACCATGTTGCGACGCACTCATCCACGCAGGCTTGGCCCGCGTGGTGGTGGCCGAAGGTGACCCCAACCCACAAGTAGCAGGCCAAGGCGTGGCACGTTTGCGCGCCGCAGGCATGCAAGTGGATGTGGGCTTGCTAGGCGCAGAGGCCCACGAGCTCAACATTGGCTTTTTCAAACGCATGACACACGGCACACCGTGGGTGCGGATGAAAGTCGCGGCATCGCTTGATGGCCAAACAGCTCTCAACAACGGTGTGAGCCAGTGGATTACCTCCCACCCCGCACGTGACGATGGCCACGCATGGCGCGCCCGGGCATGTGCCGTGCTCACGGGCATCGGCACTGTGCTGGAAGACGACCCGCAACTCGATGTGCGTGCTGTGCCTACCCCACGCCAGCCCGCTTTGGTGGTGATGGACAGCCAACTCGAAACGCCTTTGAATGCCAAACTATTCAAGCCACAACGCCCCGTCTGGATTTACTGCGCCCTAGACGACATGGAACGCCGCCAAGCCCTTGAAGCCAAAGGCGCCCAAGTGGTGTGCCTGCCCAATGCGTCTGGCAAGGTGGACCTTGCGGCCATGCTCCAAGACCTTGGCCAAAAGCAAATCAACGAAGTCCACGTAGAAGCCGGCCACAAACTCAACGGCTCTTTGTTGCGCGAAGGCTTGGTAGACGAGCTGCTCACCTACCTCGCGCCCAAACTGATGGGCCAAGGCCGAGGCATGACAAATTTAGGGCCTTTCACGACTTTGGACGATGCAAAAGCCCTCGCGTTTCACGAAGTGACACAAATCGGTCCTGATTTAAGGATATTGGCGCGCCTGAGCCGGTAA
- a CDS encoding riboflavin synthase yields MFTGIITGVGRITAVHDLGSSLNHGKRLIIEAPAGYLDDVTLGDSIALNGACMTVTSFDLDTHTFTIDISVESLARTSGLSELGRVNLEKALRAHDRLGGHIVSGHVDGTGHVSHFAQIGESWELRIMAPTDLAKYLAYKGSITINGVSLTVNRVQDFFNADGPLGLRGSEVSINLIPHTVENTALGSLKTGSTVNLEIDTVARYVERMLRVDATLGDAAALKANA; encoded by the coding sequence ATGTTCACCGGAATCATCACCGGCGTGGGGCGCATCACCGCTGTCCACGACCTGGGTAGCTCTTTAAACCACGGCAAGCGTCTCATCATTGAAGCGCCTGCTGGGTATCTCGACGACGTCACACTGGGGGACAGCATCGCGCTCAACGGCGCTTGTATGACCGTTACCAGCTTCGATCTCGACACACACACCTTCACCATCGACATCTCTGTGGAATCACTGGCTCGCACCAGTGGCTTAAGCGAGCTTGGCCGCGTCAACCTTGAAAAAGCGTTGCGCGCCCACGACCGCTTAGGTGGCCACATCGTGTCGGGCCATGTGGATGGCACAGGGCACGTGAGCCACTTTGCGCAAATCGGCGAAAGCTGGGAGCTGCGCATCATGGCCCCTACTGACCTCGCCAAGTATTTGGCCTACAAGGGCTCCATCACCATCAACGGGGTGAGCCTGACCGTGAACCGCGTGCAAGACTTCTTCAACGCGGACGGCCCACTGGGCTTGCGCGGTTCTGAAGTCAGCATCAACCTCATTCCTCACACTGTTGAAAACACCGCTTTGGGTTCGCTCAAAACCGGTAGCACAGTGAACCTCGAAATTGACACCGTTGCCCGCTACGTTGAACGCATGTTGCGTGTCGACGCAACGCTGGGTGACGCTGCCGCATTGAAAGCCAACGCATGA
- the ribBA gene encoding bifunctional 3,4-dihydroxy-2-butanone-4-phosphate synthase/GTP cyclohydrolase II — MSTANASGQAPVASPVSISPVEDIVADMKAGRIVILVDEEDRENEGDLVLASDHVTPEAINFMARFGRGLICLTLTRERCEYLKLPPMAARNGTVYSTAFTVSIEAAEGVTTGISAADRSRTIEVAVAKATQPTDLVQPGHVFPLQAVDGGVLMRAGHTEAGCDLAAMAGCSPSSVICEIMKDDGTMARLPDLQIFAAEHGLKIGTIADLIAYRSRNESLVHKVSSRTMQTAHGEFTANAYKDMTSGDVHMALVKGTWSADAEVLARVHEPLSVLDALEPNRVMHSWGLDAALARIASQGTGVVVLLNCGESGQQLLNQFDGTARSAHGPERGRMDLRSYGVGAQILRDCGVHKMRLMGNPRRMPSMTGYGLEITGYLSKE; from the coding sequence ATGAGCACTGCCAACGCATCGGGCCAAGCCCCCGTCGCTTCCCCTGTTTCTATCTCCCCCGTCGAAGACATCGTGGCCGACATGAAGGCCGGTCGCATCGTGATCTTGGTCGACGAAGAAGACCGCGAGAACGAAGGCGATTTGGTGCTGGCGTCTGACCACGTCACCCCCGAAGCCATCAACTTCATGGCCCGTTTTGGCCGTGGCTTGATTTGCCTCACGCTCACGCGCGAGCGCTGCGAATACTTGAAGCTGCCGCCCATGGCTGCCCGCAACGGCACGGTCTACAGCACGGCCTTCACCGTGTCGATCGAAGCTGCTGAAGGTGTGACCACCGGCATCTCTGCCGCTGACCGTTCGCGCACCATCGAAGTGGCCGTAGCCAAAGCCACCCAGCCCACCGACTTGGTGCAACCCGGCCACGTGTTCCCCCTGCAAGCGGTGGATGGCGGCGTACTCATGCGCGCGGGCCACACCGAAGCCGGTTGCGACTTGGCCGCGATGGCGGGCTGCTCGCCCTCTTCCGTGATTTGCGAAATCATGAAAGACGACGGCACCATGGCCCGCTTGCCTGATTTGCAAATCTTCGCCGCCGAACACGGCTTGAAGATCGGCACCATCGCTGACCTCATTGCCTACCGCAGCCGCAACGAATCACTCGTTCACAAAGTCAGCTCGCGCACCATGCAGACCGCGCACGGCGAGTTCACCGCCAACGCCTACAAAGACATGACCAGCGGCGATGTCCACATGGCCCTCGTCAAAGGCACTTGGAGCGCAGATGCCGAAGTGTTAGCCCGCGTGCATGAGCCACTCTCGGTGCTCGACGCACTCGAACCCAACCGCGTCATGCACTCATGGGGGTTAGATGCAGCCTTGGCGCGTATCGCTTCCCAAGGCACAGGCGTGGTCGTGTTGCTCAACTGCGGCGAAAGCGGCCAACAGTTGCTCAATCAATTTGACGGCACCGCCCGTTCCGCCCACGGCCCCGAACGCGGCCGCATGGACCTGCGCAGCTACGGCGTGGGCGCGCAAATCTTGCGTGACTGCGGCGTGCACAAAATGCGTCTCATGGGCAACCCACGCCGCATGCCCAGCATGACGGGCTACGGACTTGAAATCACGGGCTACCTGTCCAAAGAATAA
- the ribH gene encoding 6,7-dimethyl-8-ribityllumazine synthase, with protein sequence MFVSNLGSTTTLDGSALKIGIVQARFNEDITNALAAACIAELKAMGVSDDRITHVHVPGALEVPLALAALAQIEDPEPFSALIALGCIIRGETYHFELVANESGAGVTRVGMDYHVPIANAILTTEDMPQAVARQTDKGRDAARVAVEMALLLESLA encoded by the coding sequence ATGTTTGTCTCCAACCTCGGCTCCACCACCACGCTCGACGGCAGCGCTTTGAAAATTGGCATCGTCCAGGCGCGCTTCAACGAAGATATCACCAACGCACTGGCTGCTGCTTGCATCGCTGAACTCAAAGCCATGGGCGTGAGCGATGACCGCATCACCCACGTGCATGTGCCGGGCGCACTCGAAGTGCCCTTGGCCTTGGCTGCGCTCGCGCAAATTGAAGACCCAGAACCGTTCAGCGCCCTCATCGCACTGGGCTGCATCATCCGTGGCGAGACTTACCACTTTGAGTTGGTGGCCAACGAATCGGGCGCAGGCGTGACCCGTGTGGGCATGGACTACCACGTGCCGATTGCCAACGCCATCCTCACCACCGAAGACATGCCACAAGCGGTGGCGCGTCAAACCGACAAAGGCCGTGACGCCGCTCGCGTGGCCGTCGAAATGGCTTTGTTGTTGGAGAGCTTGGCATGA
- a CDS encoding pilus assembly PilX family protein — protein sequence MKRQTHDSGFALPTLMAMLALASIATLLALRNLWVNEQLLNAEADQLRTQHKAQAVLATALADIIGTTNATSGSGEVALNLRHTMGNTTQTHVFFPASMSEYDTLRQRLGISTCSAGICAPNTLEVNATKASYWKTQTATAMTVSANDTPDGENAAWYWVEIFPQANASGFIYRITALANGVTSSNIVLQAVWTRDDTATTGQWRSWHLLHD from the coding sequence ATGAAGCGCCAAACACATGACAGCGGTTTTGCCTTGCCCACCTTAATGGCGATGCTCGCACTCGCCAGCATCGCCACGCTGCTGGCCTTGCGCAACCTGTGGGTGAATGAGCAGTTGCTCAACGCAGAGGCAGACCAACTGCGCACCCAACACAAAGCCCAAGCCGTATTAGCCACAGCCTTGGCTGACATCATCGGCACCACAAATGCAACAAGTGGCAGTGGTGAAGTGGCGCTCAACTTGCGCCACACCATGGGCAACACCACGCAAACACATGTCTTCTTTCCTGCCTCGATGTCTGAGTACGACACGCTGCGCCAGCGCCTAGGCATCAGCACATGCAGCGCGGGCATTTGCGCCCCCAATACGTTAGAGGTCAACGCCACCAAAGCAAGCTATTGGAAAACACAAACGGCCACAGCCATGACCGTCAGCGCCAACGACACGCCCGATGGCGAGAACGCGGCTTGGTATTGGGTCGAGATTTTTCCGCAAGCCAACGCCAGCGGCTTCATCTATCGCATCACAGCCCTCGCCAACGGCGTGACGTCCAGCAACATCGTGTTGCAAGCCGTTTGGACACGCGACGACACCGCCACCACAGGTCAGTGGCGGAGCTGGCACCTGCTACACGACTGA